In one window of Nodosilinea sp. PGN35 DNA:
- a CDS encoding PIN domain-containing protein, with amino-acid sequence MTASPAQPGPCFVDSNIWLYAFNRKQDEAKHQLAKAIVDKTGLWVSTQVMNEVCKNMIQKASFDEVQIAKAIAAFYKRCQVTPLSQAILLQASALRTRYQLSFWDSIILAAALACGADTLYSEDMQNGLSIENRLIIVNPFSRAEDNGR; translated from the coding sequence ATGACCGCTAGCCCCGCTCAACCCGGCCCCTGCTTTGTAGACTCTAATATTTGGCTCTATGCCTTCAACCGCAAGCAAGACGAAGCAAAACACCAATTGGCAAAAGCGATCGTAGACAAAACAGGCCTATGGGTCAGCACTCAGGTCATGAACGAAGTCTGCAAAAACATGATCCAAAAAGCCAGCTTTGACGAAGTCCAGATAGCCAAAGCCATTGCCGCCTTTTACAAACGCTGTCAGGTCACCCCGCTTTCTCAAGCAATCCTGCTTCAAGCTTCAGCCCTACGCACCCGCTATCAACTCTCCTTCTGGGATAGCATTATCCTTGCGGCTGCCTTAGCGTGTGGTGCCGATACCCTTTACAGCGAAGATATGCAAAACGGCCTCTCCATAGAGAATCGCCTCATCATCGTTAACCCCTTCTCCAGAGCTGAAGACAATGGGAGATAA
- a CDS encoding DNA methyltransferase, which translates to MIRCLSLSYDSGTRTTGRVNYADLGINQLGAVYEGLLSFSGMFADTDLIQVKRAKDDFGKTKTQTWFVPQERLEEFKKDEVERLADGKPRIYPRGSFILHLSGLDREQTASYYTPEVLTKCLVEETLRPLLKDYTPADADKILTLTVCEPAMGSGAFLNEAANQLAARYLELKQQQLGVSIDPADYPDELRRTRHYITTRNLYGVDLNPTAVELGALSLWLNTMHRVKASGGVGEWGSGGVGEWRRG; encoded by the coding sequence GTGATTCGCTGCCTGTCGCTGAGCTACGACAGCGGCACCCGCACCACGGGCCGGGTCAACTATGCCGACCTGGGCATTAACCAGTTGGGGGCGGTGTATGAGGGGTTGCTGTCGTTTTCGGGCATGTTTGCCGACACCGACCTGATCCAGGTGAAGCGGGCTAAGGATGACTTTGGCAAGACCAAGACCCAAACCTGGTTTGTGCCCCAGGAGCGGCTGGAGGAGTTCAAAAAAGATGAGGTGGAACGCCTGGCCGATGGCAAACCCCGCATCTACCCCAGGGGCTCGTTTATTCTGCACCTGTCGGGGTTAGACCGAGAGCAGACCGCCTCTTACTACACGCCGGAGGTGCTGACCAAGTGCCTGGTGGAAGAAACCCTGCGGCCCCTGCTGAAGGACTACACCCCCGCCGATGCCGACAAAATTCTTACCCTGACGGTGTGCGAACCGGCCATGGGCAGCGGGGCTTTTTTGAACGAAGCGGCGAACCAACTGGCTGCCCGCTACCTGGAGCTAAAGCAGCAGCAGCTCGGCGTTTCCATCGACCCGGCAGACTACCCCGACGAACTGCGCCGCACCCGTCACTACATCACCACCCGCAACCTCTACGGGGTAGACCTCAACCCCACGGCGGTGGAACTGGGGGCACTGTCGCTGTGGTTGAATACGATGCACCGGGTGAAGGCGAGTGGGGGAGTAGGGGAGTGGGGGAGTGGGGGAGTGGGGGAGTGGAGGAGGGGATGA
- a CDS encoding DUF86 domain-containing protein produces MTSRQIEDYLRDMLDAIDAVEEFTAGMSFEDFEADQKTVYAVIRAIEIVGEATKTIPQPLRGKYTQVPWKSIAGMRDKVIHQYFGVNLRVIWDTIKQDFPALQPTIAQMLSDLSND; encoded by the coding sequence ATGACCTCTCGACAGATTGAAGATTACCTAAGAGACATGCTTGACGCTATAGACGCGGTTGAAGAGTTTACGGCGGGTATGAGTTTTGAAGACTTTGAAGCCGATCAAAAAACAGTGTATGCCGTAATCCGAGCGATCGAAATCGTTGGAGAAGCTACTAAGACAATTCCTCAGCCCCTGCGGGGAAAATATACCCAAGTGCCTTGGAAGAGCATTGCTGGCATGCGCGATAAGGTCATTCATCAGTACTTTGGGGTAAATCTCCGGGTCATTTGGGACACCATTAAGCAGGATTTTCCAGCCCTTCAACCAACAATCGCTCAGATGCTCAGCGATCTGTCTAACGACTAA
- a CDS encoding UPF0175 family protein: MATIEIQVPEEVLISLKETPASISQELTRLAAVKLFEMGKLSSGRAAQLAGMSRVAFLMTLGRYHVSPFQLTAEELEQDIQNA; this comes from the coding sequence ATGGCCACAATTGAAATACAGGTTCCAGAAGAAGTGTTGATTAGCTTGAAAGAAACACCAGCGAGTATTTCTCAAGAGCTAACTAGACTAGCGGCGGTCAAGCTGTTTGAAATGGGCAAGTTATCGTCGGGGCGGGCGGCCCAATTGGCGGGTATGTCTCGGGTCGCGTTTTTAATGACCCTGGGGCGCTACCATGTCTCGCCTTTTCAACTGACAGCTGAAGAGCTCGAACAAGATATCCAAAATGCCTGA
- a CDS encoding addiction module protein, with protein sequence MDSTTLTEAALKLSPFERAQLIDALWQSLDPAEQTAIDHAWLEESKDRLAAYRQGEIEVIDGESALSALRAD encoded by the coding sequence ATGGACAGCACTACGCTTACCGAAGCAGCCCTCAAGCTCTCACCCTTTGAGAGAGCACAGCTCATCGACGCGCTGTGGCAGAGCCTAGACCCAGCCGAGCAAACCGCCATTGACCACGCCTGGCTAGAAGAATCTAAGGATCGCCTAGCCGCCTACCGACAGGGCGAAATTGAAGTGATCGACGGCGAGAGTGCCCTTTCAGCTCTGAGAGCCGACTGA
- a CDS encoding DUF3368 domain-containing protein translates to MPERPVVVNTSPLLYLHQVSHLELLRRLYQQIQVPTAVIQELDVGRSQGIDVPTLADMAWITPVALPSPELIPNETDLGKGEAAVIAVGLPQANCLLVLDDQLGRQIAQLYGLSCTGTLGILLKAKQLGYIDEVQPLIRQLQHCGMWLGEKLIEQILKQAGE, encoded by the coding sequence ATGCCTGAACGTCCTGTTGTCGTCAATACCTCGCCACTACTGTATCTGCATCAGGTTTCCCACCTCGAGCTGCTCCGCAGGCTGTATCAGCAGATTCAAGTGCCTACCGCCGTCATTCAAGAGCTTGACGTGGGGCGATCGCAGGGTATTGATGTGCCAACGTTGGCTGATATGGCTTGGATAACCCCTGTAGCCTTGCCCTCACCAGAGTTAATTCCCAATGAGACTGATCTAGGCAAGGGCGAAGCTGCGGTGATTGCGGTTGGTCTACCTCAAGCAAACTGTCTACTGGTTTTAGACGATCAACTAGGTCGTCAAATTGCCCAGCTTTACGGGTTGTCTTGTACTGGAACCCTGGGAATTTTATTAAAGGCCAAACAGCTGGGCTATATCGATGAAGTTCAACCTCTAATTCGACAGTTACAGCACTGCGGTATGTGGCTAGGTGAGAAACTGATTGAGCAAATTCTTAAACAAGCTGGGGAATAG
- a CDS encoding nucleotidyltransferase family protein — MITLQAIQTTLRQHLPEVQHRYHVQRLGIFGSFVRGEQTESSDIDVLVEFDPTARFGLLTFCQLENELSDLLNRKVDLVMKDGLKPRLGERILEEVVYL; from the coding sequence ATGATAACGTTGCAAGCCATCCAAACCACCCTGCGGCAGCACTTGCCTGAGGTGCAGCACAGGTACCACGTTCAGCGACTAGGCATCTTTGGCTCCTTCGTTCGGGGTGAGCAAACAGAATCTAGCGATATTGATGTTTTAGTGGAGTTTGACCCAACCGCTCGGTTTGGGCTGCTGACCTTCTGCCAGCTGGAAAATGAACTCAGCGATCTACTCAACCGCAAAGTCGATCTGGTGATGAAAGACGGGCTCAAGCCCCGCCTTGGAGAGCGCATTTTGGAAGAGGTTGTGTATCTATGA